In Flavobacterium sp. N3904, one DNA window encodes the following:
- the glmM gene encoding phosphoglucosamine mutase, with translation MTLIKSISGIRGTIGGKVGDNLTPVDAVKFASAYGTWLKNYSKKEKLTVVVGRDARISGPMIHNLVINTLIGLGIDVIDLGLSTTPTVEVAVPLEKADGGIILTASHNPKQWNALKLLNEKGEFLNGAEGEKILQIAEDEAFDFSDVDNLGEITQNDAYMDIHIDEVLNLPLVDVEAVKAAKFKVVVDGVNSSGGIIIPKLLELMGVEVVKLYCEPNGHFPHNPEPLKEHLTDISELVVKEKAHLGVVVDPDVDRLAFICEDGEMFGEEYTLVACADYVLSKTPGNTVSNMSSSRALRDVTNKHNGTYEASAVGEVNVVELMKKNNAIIGGEGNGGIIYPESHYGRDSMVGVALFLTHLANKKMSVSALRASYPEYYMSKNKIELTPQIDVDAILVAMTEKYKNEDITTIDGVKIDFADNWVHLRKSNTEPIIRIYTEASSQKLADDLALRIIDEIKAVAGI, from the coding sequence ATGACTTTAATAAAATCAATATCCGGAATTCGAGGAACAATAGGAGGGAAAGTAGGGGACAATTTGACCCCAGTTGATGCTGTGAAATTTGCTTCTGCTTATGGAACCTGGCTGAAAAATTATTCTAAAAAAGAGAAGCTAACTGTTGTAGTAGGTCGTGATGCCCGTATTTCGGGACCAATGATTCATAATTTGGTAATCAATACACTTATAGGATTAGGAATTGATGTAATTGACTTGGGATTATCTACAACTCCAACTGTTGAAGTAGCTGTTCCTTTGGAAAAAGCTGATGGTGGAATTATTCTGACAGCGTCTCACAACCCAAAACAATGGAATGCCTTGAAATTATTGAATGAAAAAGGAGAGTTTTTGAATGGAGCTGAAGGAGAAAAAATTCTTCAAATTGCCGAAGACGAAGCGTTCGATTTTTCGGATGTGGATAATTTGGGAGAAATTACTCAAAATGATGCCTATATGGACATTCATATTGACGAAGTTTTGAATTTACCATTGGTAGATGTTGAAGCTGTAAAAGCTGCAAAATTTAAGGTAGTTGTTGATGGAGTAAATTCATCGGGTGGAATTATTATTCCTAAATTATTAGAATTGATGGGCGTTGAAGTAGTAAAGTTATACTGTGAACCTAACGGACATTTCCCTCATAATCCTGAACCTCTAAAAGAACATTTAACTGATATTTCAGAGTTGGTTGTCAAAGAAAAAGCGCATTTAGGAGTAGTGGTTGACCCAGATGTAGATCGTTTGGCATTTATATGTGAAGATGGAGAAATGTTTGGAGAAGAATATACTTTGGTCGCTTGTGCCGATTATGTTTTGAGTAAAACCCCAGGAAATACGGTTTCTAATATGTCTTCATCTCGAGCATTACGTGATGTGACGAACAAACATAACGGGACCTACGAAGCAAGTGCTGTAGGCGAAGTTAATGTGGTAGAGTTGATGAAGAAAAACAATGCAATAATAGGAGGTGAAGGTAACGGAGGGATTATTTATCCAGAATCACATTATGGACGTGACAGTATGGTAGGTGTGGCTTTGTTCCTGACTCACTTGGCCAACAAAAAAATGTCGGTTTCGGCTTTGCGTGCTTCGTACCCTGAATATTATATGAGTAAAAACAAAATCGAATTGACTCCACAAATTGATGTTGATGCGATTCTTGTCGCGATGACCGAAAAATACAAAAATGAAGACATCACTACGATTGACGGAGTGAAGATTGACTTTGCAGATAATTGGGTGCATTTAAGAAAATCGAATACAGAACCTATTATTCGTATTTATACCGAGGCCTCCAGTCAGAAATTGGCAGATGATTTGGCACTGCGAATTATTGACGAAATAAAAGCAGTAGCTGGAATATAA
- a CDS encoding acyl carrier protein phosphodiesterase, whose translation MNFLAHIYLSGDNDLIKIGNFMADGIRGKHFETYPSEIQKGIILHRFIDTYTDAHPVFRDSTKRLHQNYHHYAGVIVDVFYDHFLAKNWNTYSDENLIDFTNNFYQSLRDNFDFLSERAKGMMPYMIEYNWLVSYQTVEGISRILTQMDSRTKNESKMRFSPNELVEYYSEFENEFIVFFEDLRVQSHQKLISL comes from the coding sequence ATGAACTTTCTAGCCCACATTTATTTATCTGGAGATAACGATTTGATAAAAATTGGAAACTTTATGGCGGATGGAATTCGTGGGAAACATTTTGAAACCTATCCTTCGGAGATACAAAAAGGCATTATTTTACATCGTTTTATTGATACGTATACTGATGCTCATCCTGTTTTTAGAGATAGCACCAAACGTTTGCATCAAAACTATCATCACTATGCGGGTGTTATTGTAGATGTTTTTTATGATCATTTTTTGGCCAAAAACTGGAATACTTATTCAGATGAAAATTTGATCGATTTTACAAATAATTTTTATCAATCTTTGCGGGACAATTTTGATTTTTTATCCGAAAGAGCCAAAGGAATGATGCCTTATATGATCGAATACAATTGGCTTGTGAGTTATCAAACAGTTGAGGGAATCAGTAGAATTTTGACCCAAATGGATAGCCGAACCAAAAACGAATCTAAAATGCGATTTTCTCCAAACGAACTCGTTGAATATTATTCCGAATTTGAAAATGAATTTATTGTTTTCTTTGAAGATTTAAGAGTACAATCCCATCAAAAATTAATTTCTCTATGA
- the ggt gene encoding gamma-glutamyltransferase: MKKITILFFIVSLNCLSQTKIKETTGLIAEKAMVVSAREEASKIGAEIMQKGGNAFDAMVGTELALAVAYPYAGNLGGGGFMVFRKANGEVGSLDYREKAPLAATKNMYLDKDGNVIKGKSTETPLAIGVPGTIAGVFAVHQKYGSMPMSEILKPVIALAEKGLIVTRRQEHRLDDYRESIIKANGINTKFATVYKQNDTIKYPVLAETLKRIAKNGRNEFYKGQTAKILVKYLQKNGGIITMKDLAKYEAKWRTPLSFTYKDLKVISMAPPSSGGICLAQILKMIEPYDLSKMGHNSAESIQLIVEAERRAYADRSYFLGDPDFVKIPLKALMADDYLKERMSSFNVDKATLSSEIKEGKITYKESTETTHYSIIDPFGNAIAATTTLNDGFGSKYYCDELGFFLNNEMDDFSSKPGEPNMFGLVGNEANSIAPQKRMLSSMTPTIVEKNGKLFMMVGSPGGSTIITSVLQTILNVYEYNLGMQEAVNASRFHHQWLPDVITFEPNTFDTNTFDKLKAKGYIINEKTTPVIGKVDAILVLSDGKIEGGADFRGDDKAVGF; the protein is encoded by the coding sequence ATGAAAAAAATTACCATTCTATTTTTTATTGTAAGTCTAAATTGTCTGTCACAAACCAAAATTAAAGAAACAACAGGCCTAATTGCTGAGAAAGCAATGGTAGTTTCTGCACGAGAAGAAGCATCCAAAATTGGAGCAGAAATTATGCAAAAAGGCGGAAATGCTTTTGATGCTATGGTGGGCACCGAATTGGCTTTGGCAGTAGCTTATCCGTATGCAGGAAATCTTGGTGGTGGCGGGTTTATGGTATTTCGGAAAGCCAATGGAGAAGTTGGTTCTTTAGATTATCGAGAAAAAGCACCTTTGGCGGCTACCAAAAATATGTATCTGGACAAAGACGGAAATGTTATTAAAGGAAAAAGTACAGAAACTCCTCTTGCGATTGGTGTTCCAGGTACCATTGCCGGAGTTTTTGCCGTTCACCAAAAATATGGTTCTATGCCAATGTCCGAAATTTTGAAACCTGTTATTGCATTGGCCGAAAAAGGCTTAATTGTAACACGAAGACAAGAACACCGACTCGATGACTATAGAGAATCCATCATAAAAGCGAATGGAATAAACACAAAATTTGCCACAGTTTACAAACAAAATGATACTATCAAATATCCTGTTTTGGCTGAAACATTAAAAAGGATTGCCAAGAATGGAAGAAATGAGTTTTACAAAGGACAAACCGCAAAAATTTTGGTTAAATACCTCCAAAAAAATGGTGGAATTATTACAATGAAAGATTTGGCAAAATATGAAGCCAAATGGCGAACTCCCCTATCTTTTACTTATAAAGATTTAAAAGTGATTTCGATGGCTCCTCCAAGTAGCGGTGGCATTTGTTTGGCTCAAATCCTGAAAATGATTGAACCCTACGACTTATCCAAAATGGGACACAATTCAGCCGAATCTATACAGCTAATTGTCGAAGCCGAACGAAGAGCTTATGCAGATAGAAGTTATTTTCTAGGTGACCCTGACTTTGTAAAAATCCCTTTAAAGGCATTGATGGCCGATGATTATCTAAAAGAAAGAATGTCAAGTTTTAATGTAGACAAAGCAACTTTATCGTCTGAAATTAAAGAAGGTAAAATAACTTATAAAGAAAGTACCGAAACGACCCACTACTCTATTATCGATCCTTTCGGTAACGCAATTGCGGCAACGACAACCCTAAATGATGGGTTTGGATCGAAATATTATTGTGATGAATTGGGCTTTTTTCTCAATAACGAAATGGACGATTTCAGTTCAAAACCTGGTGAACCCAATATGTTTGGATTAGTAGGAAACGAAGCCAACAGCATCGCTCCCCAAAAAAGGATGTTAAGCTCAATGACTCCAACTATTGTAGAAAAAAACGGCAAACTATTTATGATGGTGGGATCTCCGGGAGGATCAACTATTATTACTTCGGTTTTGCAAACGATACTAAACGTTTATGAATACAATTTAGGGATGCAGGAAGCTGTGAATGCTTCTAGATTTCATCATCAGTGGTTACCCGATGTCATTACATTTGAACCCAATACTTTCGATACAAATACATTTGATAAATTAAAAGCCAAAGGATATATCATCAACGAAAAAACGACTCCTGTTATCGGAAAAGTGGATGCTATATTAGTCCTTTCTGATGGGAAAATTGAAGGTGGTGCCGATTTTAGGGGTGATGATAAAGCCGTAGGTTTTTAA
- a CDS encoding DNA alkylation repair protein: MDNSNSQNAVAMSKYMKNNFVFFGIKTEERRRIFKTIWTENQKEVSTSTREIASLLFSKKERELHYCAVEIVMKNLKNNYIKEDILLIEKLVITNSWWDTVDVIAKFILGDYLLQFPLETDAVIARFSNSENMWLNRTAILFQLGYKEKTNFDLLKFICEKHKTSTEFFIQKAIGWALREYAKTNPEAVKDFVSKSSLKKLSEKEALKNL; the protein is encoded by the coding sequence ATGGATAATAGTAATAGCCAAAATGCTGTTGCCATGTCAAAATACATGAAAAATAATTTTGTTTTTTTTGGAATTAAAACAGAGGAAAGAAGACGAATTTTTAAAACTATTTGGACAGAAAATCAAAAAGAAGTTTCTACTAGTACAAGAGAAATTGCTTCGTTATTGTTTTCAAAAAAAGAACGGGAATTGCATTATTGTGCGGTAGAAATAGTAATGAAAAATCTCAAAAACAATTACATAAAAGAAGATATTCTGCTTATCGAAAAACTTGTAATCACCAACTCATGGTGGGATACAGTTGATGTTATTGCCAAATTTATTTTAGGGGATTATTTGCTACAATTCCCTTTGGAAACAGATGCTGTTATTGCACGTTTTTCTAATTCAGAGAATATGTGGCTCAATCGAACTGCTATACTTTTTCAATTGGGTTATAAAGAAAAAACAAATTTTGATTTGTTAAAATTCATTTGTGAGAAACATAAAACATCAACCGAATTTTTTATTCAAAAAGCCATTGGCTGGGCATTGCGGGAATATGCAAAAACAAATCCAGAAGCAGTCAAAGATTTTGTTTCTAAATCCAGTTTAAAAAAATTGAGCGAGAAAGAAGCCTTAAAAAATTTATGA
- a CDS encoding S1 family peptidase — MADNRASEENNPNAFQTNNKARNKKIALIAGILFVLGLIVIPRVWAKFHKKEVVCLNNQTEIYEKYKDAVVLVKHTYALQISIKGSEPFQITVDDSSFEDKTISGTGFFVSDDGKIVTNHHVAEPWKYTEPKNDDFSDLKDHIAAVLPDSIDKKDYKTYLESHWNDYYQNEGEEDYSEEDAPVAETAPVANVDSTSVNSEVNDLIADNQSEEKAVTSQITYTKIEDIEIVPKTVEISVALHGSKDDWLECKVFKIADGDEVDVAILQLTSEKLPDSVSDIVDLENAVKDDATLKPGTNAILIGYPMGLQLANTRRGIKVQVYEGQINKESDGVSVQYNVTSTHGASGSPVFNECGQLIAINYAGYDEAQGYNFGIVAKHAMSLMQ, encoded by the coding sequence ATGGCGGATAATAGAGCTTCAGAAGAAAATAACCCAAATGCATTTCAAACCAATAACAAAGCAAGAAATAAAAAAATTGCGTTAATAGCCGGAATACTATTTGTTCTCGGTTTAATTGTTATCCCAAGGGTTTGGGCAAAATTCCATAAGAAAGAAGTAGTCTGTCTCAATAATCAAACTGAGATTTATGAAAAATACAAAGATGCAGTTGTGCTTGTAAAACATACTTATGCTTTACAAATTTCCATCAAAGGGTCGGAGCCTTTTCAAATCACAGTAGATGATAGCTCGTTTGAAGATAAAACAATCTCTGGAACCGGATTTTTTGTTTCTGATGATGGAAAAATTGTCACCAATCATCATGTTGCAGAACCTTGGAAATACACTGAACCCAAAAATGACGATTTTAGCGATTTAAAAGACCACATCGCTGCCGTTCTACCCGACTCTATTGACAAAAAAGACTATAAAACCTATCTCGAATCGCATTGGAATGACTATTATCAAAATGAAGGCGAAGAAGATTATTCTGAAGAAGATGCTCCTGTAGCTGAAACTGCACCAGTCGCAAATGTGGATTCTACTAGTGTAAACAGTGAAGTGAATGATTTGATAGCTGACAATCAATCAGAGGAAAAAGCAGTAACAAGCCAAATTACTTATACAAAAATCGAAGACATCGAAATTGTTCCTAAAACCGTTGAAATAAGTGTGGCATTACATGGTTCGAAAGACGATTGGTTAGAATGTAAAGTTTTCAAAATAGCCGATGGTGATGAAGTGGATGTTGCTATTTTACAACTCACAAGTGAAAAATTACCTGATTCAGTATCTGATATTGTGGATTTAGAAAATGCCGTAAAAGATGACGCTACTTTAAAACCGGGTACCAATGCCATTTTGATAGGTTATCCAATGGGTTTACAATTGGCAAATACTCGCAGAGGAATAAAAGTTCAGGTTTATGAAGGTCAAATCAATAAAGAATCTGATGGCGTAAGTGTACAATACAATGTCACATCTACACATGGAGCCAGTGGATCGCCGGTTTTTAATGAATGTGGGCAACTCATTGCAATCAATTATGCCGGATATGACGAAGCTCAGGGATATAATTTTGGTATTGTTGCCAAACATGCCATGTCTCTGATGCAATAA
- a CDS encoding AMP-dependent synthetase/ligase, with the protein MYSDIKRLFDIPVYQQNNKALLHAFNTKENGVWQRESTSSFLDKVQILSKALLEIGVQKGEKIAIVTHINCTQWHLVDMAVQQVGAILVPIYPTVSKADFEYILNHAEVKFCFVSEEELFDKIEEVKVLVPSLQEIFGFGEFRNCRSLAVLHQIGEKSSLDVVLEDIKKSIQTEDLVTIIYTSGTTGKPKGVMLSHGNLISNIIFISDCMPKNVQRALSFLPICHVFERMALYRFQLDSVEIYFAEAIDKIGENAQDIKPEIMTVVPRMIEKIYDKILSKANELGKIKRLIFNWSLHLANQYEPFTEQSFWYHFKLKIARKLIFQRWKDALGGEIKALICGSAPLQTKLIRIFDAAGIPILEGYGMTETSPIISGPQWKKGEYKVGTVGKPLKNMQVQIAEDGEILVKGQNVMLGYYKEKELTAENFTADGFLKTGDIGHLDEEGFMKITDRKKEMFKTSGGKYVAPQVIENKLKASNFIEEVMVVGVGEKMPCALIVPDFDFIKSWIIAKKNHNIDVSSFKSIVENKIVEERINEEIEQVNSSLGNWEQIKKHTLLPQVWSIDTGELTPTLKLKRTVIMEKYKVVYEKMYGR; encoded by the coding sequence ATGTATTCCGATATAAAAAGATTATTCGATATTCCTGTTTATCAACAAAACAATAAAGCTTTGCTCCATGCCTTCAACACAAAAGAAAATGGAGTTTGGCAAAGAGAATCTACAAGCTCCTTTTTAGATAAAGTCCAAATTTTGAGTAAAGCATTATTAGAAATTGGAGTACAAAAAGGTGAAAAAATAGCTATAGTTACACATATAAATTGCACACAATGGCATCTTGTTGATATGGCCGTGCAACAAGTAGGAGCTATTTTGGTGCCAATCTATCCAACTGTCTCGAAAGCTGATTTTGAGTATATTTTGAATCATGCAGAAGTTAAATTTTGTTTTGTATCTGAAGAAGAATTATTTGATAAAATTGAAGAAGTAAAAGTGTTGGTTCCTTCACTACAGGAAATTTTCGGATTTGGCGAATTCAGAAACTGCAGAAGTTTAGCCGTTTTGCATCAAATTGGCGAAAAAAGTTCTCTTGATGTGGTTTTAGAAGATATAAAAAAATCGATTCAAACTGAAGATTTGGTGACCATTATTTATACATCTGGTACTACCGGAAAACCAAAAGGAGTGATGCTATCGCATGGCAATTTGATTTCAAACATTATATTTATTTCGGATTGCATGCCAAAAAATGTACAAAGAGCTTTGAGTTTTTTGCCCATTTGTCATGTTTTTGAGCGAATGGCATTGTACCGTTTTCAACTGGATTCAGTCGAAATTTATTTTGCTGAAGCAATCGATAAAATAGGAGAAAATGCTCAGGATATAAAGCCGGAAATAATGACAGTTGTTCCTAGAATGATTGAAAAAATTTATGACAAAATCCTTTCTAAAGCCAATGAATTAGGAAAAATAAAGCGATTAATTTTTAATTGGTCCTTGCACTTAGCCAACCAATATGAACCTTTTACAGAACAATCATTTTGGTATCATTTTAAATTAAAAATAGCTCGAAAATTAATATTTCAAAGATGGAAAGATGCTCTTGGAGGTGAAATTAAAGCTTTAATTTGTGGCAGTGCGCCATTGCAAACAAAATTAATCCGAATTTTTGATGCTGCTGGTATTCCAATTTTGGAAGGCTATGGAATGACTGAAACATCTCCAATAATTTCCGGACCGCAGTGGAAAAAAGGAGAATATAAAGTGGGTACAGTTGGAAAACCACTTAAGAATATGCAAGTTCAGATTGCCGAAGATGGAGAAATCCTGGTCAAAGGCCAAAATGTAATGTTGGGTTATTATAAAGAAAAAGAATTAACTGCCGAGAACTTTACTGCAGATGGATTTCTTAAAACTGGTGATATCGGACATTTAGATGAAGAAGGCTTCATGAAAATTACCGACAGAAAAAAAGAAATGTTCAAAACTTCTGGAGGAAAGTATGTAGCTCCGCAAGTTATTGAAAACAAACTGAAAGCATCCAATTTTATAGAAGAAGTAATGGTTGTAGGCGTTGGAGAAAAAATGCCATGTGCTTTGATTGTTCCGGATTTTGATTTTATTAAATCATGGATTATTGCAAAAAAAAATCACAATATTGATGTTTCTTCTTTTAAAAGCATTGTTGAGAATAAAATTGTAGAGGAAAGAATTAATGAAGAAATAGAGCAAGTAAACTCAAGTTTAGGAAATTGGGAGCAAATTAAAAAACATACTTTATTACCTCAAGTTTGGTCTATTGATACTGGAGAATTGACACCAACTTTAAAATTAAAAAGAACAGTTATTATGGAAAAGTATAAAGTGGTTTACGAAAAAATGTATGGTCGTTGA
- a CDS encoding chloride channel protein, translating to MFKRYISKLENIIALSQSLLSPKQFIFLSSVLVGISSAIAVIVLKTFAHWVFRFATYVTIHANFFKLGILKVMLPVIGIVLTVFVIKKFLGGSIEKGTSQILYAVAKKASIIPKKQMYAQILTSSLTVGLGGSAGLESPIVITGAAFGSNYAQKYKLHYKDRTLLIGCGVAAGIAAAFNAPIAGVLFAIEVLLVDVSISAFTPIMIAAATGALVSAIALDETILLNFTSRQTFNYHNIPYYILLGIFTGFTAVFYARNFQKTEHFFSHVRLSPYKKALFGASILALLIFIFPTLFGEGYESIRTLSDKDPGELLENTLFRGFRDNSWALLAFVGCSFMLKAFATGITLGSGGNGGNFAPSLFLGSYVGFFFSKLLNLTGLTNLPISNFTMVGMAGILSGLFHAPLTAIFLIAEITGGYGLMIPLMIVSSISFAISKRFEVHSLDVKGLAKKGHVFTSNKDANVLSTLDTNAIIHRDYLTISPEENLEKLVDLISHSNQVIFPVVSKENQLLGIVHFNDIREIIFNSYRVKYTLVKEIMVQPVAIIYPFNNMEVVMNKFESSKKAFLPVINDDKYYGFISKSEALEAYRTKLKSMTIE from the coding sequence ATGTTTAAAAGATATATTTCAAAATTAGAGAACATTATTGCTTTATCACAATCGTTATTATCTCCGAAGCAATTTATATTTTTATCAAGTGTTTTGGTTGGAATATCCTCAGCTATTGCCGTAATTGTTTTAAAGACATTTGCTCACTGGGTATTCCGGTTTGCCACTTATGTTACAATACATGCTAATTTTTTTAAGTTGGGGATCTTAAAAGTAATGTTACCCGTTATTGGAATTGTGTTGACTGTTTTTGTCATAAAAAAATTTCTAGGTGGTTCTATTGAAAAAGGTACTTCACAAATCTTATATGCTGTAGCCAAAAAGGCAAGTATTATTCCAAAAAAGCAGATGTATGCTCAGATTCTCACTAGTTCACTCACGGTAGGTTTGGGAGGTTCTGCTGGTCTTGAAAGTCCAATTGTGATTACTGGAGCTGCGTTTGGATCCAATTATGCCCAAAAATATAAATTGCATTACAAAGACAGAACTTTGCTTATTGGCTGTGGAGTAGCAGCAGGAATAGCAGCTGCTTTCAACGCCCCGATTGCAGGAGTTTTGTTTGCTATTGAAGTTTTATTGGTTGATGTCAGCATTTCGGCTTTTACACCAATAATGATAGCTGCCGCAACTGGGGCTTTAGTTTCGGCAATCGCATTGGACGAAACCATTTTATTAAACTTCACAAGCAGACAAACCTTCAATTATCACAATATTCCTTATTACATACTTCTGGGAATCTTTACTGGATTTACAGCAGTATTTTATGCTCGTAATTTTCAAAAAACTGAACATTTTTTCAGTCATGTTCGTTTATCCCCTTACAAAAAAGCACTTTTTGGAGCATCTATTCTGGCACTTTTAATTTTTATTTTTCCGACACTATTTGGAGAGGGATATGAAAGTATCCGAACATTGTCCGATAAAGACCCGGGTGAATTACTAGAAAATACCCTTTTTAGAGGATTTAGAGATAATAGTTGGGCATTATTGGCTTTCGTTGGATGCTCTTTTATGCTAAAGGCATTTGCTACAGGAATCACTTTGGGAAGTGGCGGTAATGGTGGAAATTTTGCTCCATCACTGTTTTTAGGTTCTTATGTTGGTTTTTTCTTTTCGAAATTATTAAATTTAACAGGCTTGACTAATTTGCCCATCAGTAATTTTACAATGGTTGGTATGGCCGGTATTTTGAGCGGATTGTTTCATGCACCATTGACGGCAATCTTCTTAATTGCAGAAATTACAGGAGGTTACGGTCTGATGATTCCACTTATGATTGTGTCTTCTATCAGCTTTGCTATATCGAAACGATTTGAAGTACATTCATTGGATGTTAAGGGATTAGCAAAAAAAGGACATGTATTTACCAGTAATAAAGATGCCAATGTACTTTCAACTTTAGACACAAACGCCATTATACATAGAGATTATTTAACCATATCACCAGAAGAGAATCTAGAAAAATTAGTCGATCTAATATCGCATTCCAATCAAGTTATTTTTCCTGTAGTTTCAAAAGAAAATCAGCTTTTGGGAATTGTCCATTTCAATGATATTCGAGAAATAATTTTCAATTCGTATCGTGTAAAATATACTTTGGTAAAAGAAATTATGGTTCAGCCCGTTGCCATCATTTATCCATTCAATAATATGGAAGTTGTCATGAATAAATTCGAGTCATCCAAAAAAGCCTTTCTTCCGGTTATAAATGATGATAAATACTATGGTTTTATATCCAAATCCGAAGCTCTTGAAGCCTACAGAACCAAGTTAAAATCGATGACCATTGAATAG
- a CDS encoding Fic family protein has product MWDINLTYREELQSTFDRLYEKRQDLQSSRPLPTIALHKIRESLSIEWTYNSNSIEGNTMSLRETQMVIQEGITVKGKSLREHFETHNHDKAIDYLYSIVNEDYTLRSIDILSLHGLVLRSIEEDFAGRIRNAGVRITGANFTPPNANKVPDLLDELIDFINTNPLNLNEIELATVFHHKLVWIHPFFDGNGRTVRLAMNLILMRCGFPPAIILKNDRKKYYEALNQANGGNYQKLTLLMCQALERTLNIYKRAMPDNYTEYKEISDIIQEPNFPYGQEYISLLARQGKIDAYKEGRNWLTTKEAIEDYMETRKRKR; this is encoded by the coding sequence ATGTGGGATATCAATTTAACATACCGAGAAGAACTTCAATCAACCTTTGATAGATTGTATGAAAAAAGACAAGATTTGCAGTCCAGCAGACCATTGCCTACCATTGCTTTGCATAAAATTCGTGAAAGCCTTTCGATAGAATGGACTTATAATTCGAATAGTATTGAAGGAAATACCATGAGCTTACGGGAAACTCAAATGGTCATACAAGAAGGGATTACTGTAAAAGGAAAATCACTTCGAGAGCATTTTGAAACACATAACCACGATAAAGCCATTGATTATTTGTACTCAATCGTAAATGAAGATTATACTTTACGCAGTATCGATATTTTATCGTTGCATGGATTGGTTTTACGTTCTATCGAAGAGGATTTTGCAGGGCGCATTCGTAATGCGGGTGTCCGAATTACAGGTGCCAATTTTACACCGCCGAACGCCAACAAAGTACCCGATTTATTGGATGAATTGATTGATTTTATAAATACAAATCCTTTAAACCTAAATGAGATTGAGTTGGCTACTGTGTTTCACCATAAATTGGTATGGATTCATCCCTTTTTCGATGGGAATGGTCGCACTGTCCGATTGGCTATGAATCTAATATTAATGCGCTGTGGTTTTCCACCTGCTATTATTCTTAAAAATGACCGAAAGAAATACTACGAAGCATTGAATCAAGCCAATGGTGGTAATTATCAAAAATTAACTTTATTGATGTGCCAAGCACTGGAACGAACCTTAAATATTTACAAAAGGGCGATGCCTGATAATTACACAGAATATAAGGAAATTTCAGATATCATTCAAGAACCTAATTTCCCATACGGTCAGGAATATATTAGTTTATTGGCTCGTCAGGGAAAAATTGACGCATACAAAGAAGGCCGAAACTGGCTTACTACTAAGGAAGCGATTGAAGATTATATGGAAACCCGAAAAAGAAAACGCTAG